In one window of Tellurirhabdus rosea DNA:
- a CDS encoding 3-keto-disaccharide hydrolase: MKRTYVLPTLLVLLCTFGFTASAQVGIGAKKPKDAQMLFDGTRQMLDEKWQYWNSPRLAAEPPIKWAIQPDPAGTGTVMNSNDPAAAGGKYGAADIVTKQPFRDFRLHVEFYVSKPGGNSGVYLQNRYEIQIFDGDTTSHGIGAVINETPSPYRAYLGIGKWNAYDIVFRAARFENGVRTEKAMVTMYFNGQKVHTNQPINQVWGGKFSGIDGGNDGGKGITDTPGGIKLQAEGHDVLYRNIWIKELDLKKPDTDFKR; this comes from the coding sequence ATGAAACGCACGTACGTCCTCCCCACCCTGCTTGTTCTGCTTTGCACGTTTGGTTTCACGGCTTCTGCCCAGGTGGGTATCGGGGCCAAAAAGCCGAAAGACGCCCAGATGCTTTTCGACGGCACCCGGCAGATGCTGGACGAAAAATGGCAGTACTGGAACAGCCCGCGCCTTGCCGCCGAACCACCCATCAAATGGGCCATCCAGCCCGACCCGGCCGGTACCGGAACCGTCATGAACAGCAACGACCCCGCCGCGGCCGGGGGCAAGTACGGCGCCGCCGACATCGTGACCAAGCAGCCGTTCCGGGATTTCCGCCTGCACGTTGAATTCTACGTCAGCAAGCCGGGCGGCAACAGCGGCGTTTACCTCCAGAACCGGTACGAAATCCAGATTTTCGACGGCGACACGACCTCGCACGGCATCGGAGCGGTCATCAACGAAACGCCTTCCCCTTACCGGGCTTACCTCGGCATCGGAAAATGGAATGCCTACGACATTGTTTTCCGGGCCGCGCGGTTCGAAAACGGCGTCCGCACCGAGAAGGCGATGGTGACGATGTATTTCAACGGCCAGAAGGTCCATACCAACCAGCCCATCAACCAGGTCTGGGGCGGTAAGTTCTCCGGCATCGACGGCGGAAACGACGGCGGCAAAGGCATCACCGATACGCCCGGCGGCATCAAGCTCCAGGCCGAAGGCCACGATGTGCTGTACCGGAACATCTGGATCAAGGAGCTCGACCTGAAGAAGCCGGATACGGATTTTAAGCGGTGA
- a CDS encoding DEAD/DEAH box helicase, producing the protein MTFNDLNLNKPLLNALDELGYTVPTAIQEKVFSVVMSGRDVCGIAQTGTGKTLAYLLPCLRQYQFSKEKLPQMIVLVPTRELVVQVVETVQQLSKYQNLIVVGVYGGVNTKTQSAEVLAGVDVLVATPGRLIDLISNGSLKLKNVKRLVIDEVDEMLSLGFRPQLTRIFDLLPPRRQNLLFSATLSEEVEALLDEYFVNPVRVEAAPAGTPLENIEQSAYAVPNFYTKVNLLELLLGRHMEMNRVLVFAATKQLADDLFEELKGRFLDHETVAVIHSNKSQNHRFDSVRRFESGQCRVLIATDIIARGLDLTDVSHVINFDLPDVPESYIHRIGRTGRADKRGAAISFITEREQEYQAAIEALMNYEIPIRPLPEELIISNELTPDEQPKAAFKALPLKPTRPEDGGGAYHEKMEKNKKVNVRRDYEEEKRRKYGRPIKKSRPNN; encoded by the coding sequence ATGACTTTCAACGATTTAAATCTTAATAAACCGCTGCTCAACGCGCTGGACGAACTGGGCTATACCGTACCGACGGCCATTCAGGAAAAGGTCTTTTCGGTGGTGATGTCCGGGCGGGACGTGTGCGGCATCGCGCAGACGGGGACCGGCAAGACGCTGGCCTACCTCCTGCCCTGCCTGCGCCAGTACCAGTTTTCGAAGGAAAAACTGCCGCAGATGATTGTGCTCGTGCCCACCCGCGAACTCGTCGTGCAGGTGGTCGAGACGGTGCAGCAACTGAGCAAATACCAGAACCTGATCGTTGTAGGCGTCTACGGCGGGGTGAATACCAAAACGCAGAGCGCCGAGGTGCTGGCCGGTGTGGACGTGCTGGTGGCGACGCCGGGCCGACTGATCGACCTCATTTCCAACGGCTCGCTGAAGCTGAAGAACGTGAAGCGGCTGGTCATCGACGAAGTGGACGAGATGCTGAGCCTCGGCTTCCGGCCGCAGCTGACGCGGATTTTTGACCTGTTGCCCCCGCGGCGGCAGAACCTGCTGTTTTCGGCCACACTGTCGGAAGAGGTGGAGGCGCTGCTGGACGAATACTTCGTCAATCCCGTCCGCGTGGAAGCCGCCCCGGCCGGAACTCCACTCGAAAACATCGAGCAGAGCGCTTATGCCGTGCCGAATTTTTACACGAAAGTGAATCTGCTCGAACTGCTGCTGGGTCGCCATATGGAGATGAACCGGGTGCTGGTTTTTGCAGCAACCAAACAGCTGGCCGATGACCTGTTCGAAGAATTGAAAGGCCGTTTTCTGGACCACGAAACGGTGGCCGTCATTCACTCCAACAAGTCGCAGAACCACCGCTTCGACAGCGTGCGCCGGTTCGAAAGCGGGCAGTGCCGGGTGCTGATCGCCACCGACATCATTGCGCGCGGGCTGGACCTTACCGACGTCTCGCACGTCATCAATTTCGATCTGCCGGACGTGCCCGAAAGCTACATCCACCGCATCGGCCGGACGGGCCGCGCCGACAAACGCGGGGCCGCCATTTCCTTCATCACCGAACGGGAGCAGGAGTACCAGGCCGCCATCGAAGCCCTGATGAACTACGAAATTCCGATACGTCCCCTGCCCGAGGAGCTGATTATTTCGAATGAGCTGACGCCCGACGAGCAGCCGAAAGCCGCCTTCAAAGCCCTTCCGCTGAAACCGACCCGGCCGGAAGACGGCGGCGGGGCTTACCACGAGAAGATGGAGAAAAACAAAAAAGTAAACGTCCGCCGGGATTACGAAGAGGAAAAACGGCGGAAATACGGCCGGCCGATTAAGAAAAGCCGCCCGAATAACTAA
- a CDS encoding DUF2254 family protein, giving the protein MLFRRIYRLHERIKADWRLLALVSYLLVAGLTTALHLVRPGDAEASLDGFLATLAGILTSVVVTTFSFVFVALQLASVQFSPRIVRSFFEYDHFSRFFLWSFLACVAYLLGLSYFGWSGATLIYPKFGIVGGFYLLLLVFPLFIHHVITSINASSITRNIAQRTIQEIETLYEPAEAESWSTEVVLVVAKAAGYLEAMRYQTLYALFPAAPDVSMRVRFHIGSFVMAGAVLAEIRCPASRRAFYDDLVPEIQACFLIGRFRSYEQDIPFGIRQLVDIAIKAISPAVNDPTTALNCLDYLGAIIRKAALSDMTSREAKLLQQKNIAIREFSFEQLVDLAFDQIYSWGKDDYIIVRHVVKTVDNVVPFVQDADKLLVLCRQVDDLELQYLHTDPAVFRSEYLPGTPFLRREHRNSLRNYLDDFYEAVIAQIEALPRPDEALERKKAEYTAFRAALGLES; this is encoded by the coding sequence ATGCTTTTCCGCCGTATCTACCGCCTGCACGAACGCATCAAAGCCGACTGGCGGCTGCTGGCCCTGGTTTCCTACCTGCTGGTGGCGGGACTGACCACGGCGCTGCACCTCGTTCGGCCCGGCGACGCAGAGGCGTCCCTCGACGGTTTTCTGGCGACGCTGGCCGGAATCCTGACGTCGGTGGTCGTCACCACGTTTTCCTTTGTCTTTGTGGCGCTGCAACTGGCCTCGGTGCAGTTTTCGCCGCGCATCGTCCGGTCGTTTTTCGAATACGACCATTTCAGCCGGTTTTTTCTCTGGTCGTTTCTGGCCTGCGTCGCGTATCTGCTGGGGCTGTCGTATTTCGGCTGGTCCGGCGCGACGCTGATTTATCCGAAATTCGGGATTGTGGGCGGTTTCTACCTGCTGCTGCTGGTTTTCCCGCTCTTTATCCACCACGTCATCACCAGCATCAACGCGTCGAGCATCACCCGGAACATCGCCCAGCGGACGATTCAGGAAATCGAAACGCTGTACGAACCGGCGGAGGCCGAAAGCTGGTCGACGGAGGTGGTGCTGGTGGTGGCCAAAGCGGCGGGCTATCTGGAGGCCATGCGCTACCAGACGCTTTACGCGCTCTTTCCGGCGGCTCCGGACGTCAGCATGCGGGTGCGGTTCCATATCGGCAGCTTCGTGATGGCCGGGGCGGTGCTGGCCGAAATCCGCTGTCCGGCCTCCAGACGGGCTTTTTACGATGACCTGGTTCCCGAGATTCAGGCGTGCTTTCTGATCGGGCGGTTTCGCAGCTACGAACAGGACATTCCGTTCGGCATCCGTCAGCTGGTCGATATCGCCATCAAAGCCATTTCCCCCGCCGTCAACGACCCGACCACGGCCCTGAACTGCCTCGATTACCTGGGCGCCATCATTCGCAAAGCCGCCCTGAGCGACATGACCTCCCGCGAGGCGAAGCTTTTGCAGCAGAAAAACATTGCCATCCGTGAGTTCAGTTTCGAGCAACTGGTCGATCTGGCGTTTGACCAGATTTACAGCTGGGGAAAAGACGATTACATCATCGTCCGGCACGTAGTCAAAACCGTCGATAACGTGGTGCCGTTTGTGCAGGATGCGGACAAGCTGCTGGTGCTCTGCCGTCAGGTAGACGATCTGGAATTGCAGTACCTCCACACCGATCCGGCCGTGTTTCGATCGGAATACCTGCCCGGCACGCCTTTTCTGCGGCGCGAGCACCGGAACAGCCTGCGGAATTACCTGGATGATTTCTACGAAGCCGTCATTGCCCAGATCGAAGCGCTGCCCCGGCCCGACGAGGCGCTGGAGCGAAAAAAAGCGGAGTACACGGCATTCCGGGCCGCGCTGGGGCTGGAGTCTTGA
- the yiaA gene encoding inner membrane protein YiaA, producing the protein MNQKPSAAFVGASWLALGAGMAGFLIGLWRSDMLLNEKGYYFTILMYGLFSVVSVQKSVRDRLEGIPVTDLYYGLSWFSTILAIILLTVGLWNATLLPSEKGFYAFAFLLALFGAIAVQKNTRDSQDSPGRSVPPPPPGEPLTSFRSEK; encoded by the coding sequence ATGAACCAAAAACCATCCGCCGCCTTTGTCGGCGCTTCCTGGCTGGCGCTGGGTGCCGGAATGGCCGGCTTTCTGATCGGCCTGTGGCGCTCCGATATGCTGCTTAATGAAAAAGGTTACTACTTTACCATTCTGATGTACGGCCTGTTTTCGGTCGTGTCGGTGCAGAAAAGCGTTCGCGACCGGCTGGAAGGCATTCCGGTGACGGACCTGTATTACGGCCTGAGCTGGTTTTCGACCATTCTGGCCATTATCCTGCTCACCGTCGGGCTGTGGAACGCCACGCTGCTGCCGAGCGAAAAGGGCTTTTACGCCTTCGCGTTCCTGTTGGCCCTGTTCGGCGCGATTGCCGTGCAGAAAAACACCCGCGACAGCCAGGACTCGCCGGGCCGGTCGGTGCCGCCCCCGCCGCCGGGTGAACCGCTGACCTCGTTCCGGTCGGAGAAGTAA
- a CDS encoding alkaline phosphatase family protein → MKFFGFVLLLHLSFFPALAQPRTPKAVFVIVDGIPADVLEKVRTPQLDSLGKAGFYKRAYVGGQKGTYSQTPTISAVGYNSLLTGTWVNKHNVWGNDIKAPNYRYPTLFRLFKNQYPDRKTAVFSSWLDNRTKLVGDGLPQTDRLHVDYHADGYELDTVAFPHDREKTYMSRIDDRVVDEAVACLTQNGPDLSWVYLEFPDDMGHKFGDSPQLQAAVEKIDAQLGRLSRAIRARQRSFAEDWLLVITTDHGRDAKTGFNHGGQSERERTTWIISNKPELNAYGRQVQPGIVDLMPTIARHLRLRIPAEVAREIDGVPLTGPVSLADPQVTLESDSLHIRWTSFEPRGRVKIWLTTTNQFETGGKDAYHLLGEVPLSRQQAVFSVKDKPSAFYKIWLEGPANSVNRWVVLK, encoded by the coding sequence ATGAAATTTTTTGGCTTCGTTCTGCTGCTCCACCTCAGTTTCTTCCCGGCTCTGGCCCAGCCCCGGACGCCCAAAGCCGTTTTTGTGATTGTCGATGGCATTCCGGCCGATGTGCTCGAAAAGGTCCGTACGCCCCAGCTCGACAGCCTGGGCAAAGCCGGGTTTTACAAACGGGCCTACGTCGGCGGGCAGAAAGGCACGTACTCGCAGACGCCCACCATCTCGGCGGTCGGGTACAACAGCCTGCTGACGGGCACCTGGGTCAACAAACACAACGTCTGGGGCAACGACATCAAAGCCCCCAACTACCGCTACCCCACGCTTTTCCGGCTGTTCAAAAATCAGTATCCGGACCGCAAAACGGCCGTTTTTTCGAGCTGGCTCGACAACCGGACCAAACTCGTGGGCGACGGGCTGCCCCAGACGGACCGCCTGCACGTCGATTACCACGCCGACGGTTACGAACTCGACACCGTCGCCTTTCCCCACGACCGCGAAAAGACCTACATGAGCCGCATCGACGACCGGGTTGTCGACGAGGCCGTCGCCTGCCTGACTCAAAACGGCCCCGATCTGTCGTGGGTTTACCTGGAATTTCCCGACGATATGGGGCATAAGTTTGGCGACAGTCCCCAGCTTCAGGCCGCCGTCGAAAAGATTGACGCCCAGCTTGGACGGCTCAGCCGGGCCATCCGGGCGCGGCAGCGGTCCTTTGCCGAAGACTGGCTGCTGGTGATTACCACCGACCACGGCCGCGACGCCAAAACGGGCTTCAACCACGGCGGGCAGTCGGAGCGGGAGCGCACGACCTGGATCATTTCCAACAAGCCGGAACTGAACGCCTACGGACGGCAGGTCCAGCCCGGCATTGTGGACCTCATGCCGACCATCGCCCGGCACCTGCGCCTCCGGATTCCGGCGGAGGTGGCCCGCGAAATCGACGGCGTGCCGCTGACGGGGCCGGTGTCGCTCGCCGATCCGCAGGTAACGCTGGAGAGCGACAGCCTGCACATCCGCTGGACCTCCTTCGAGCCGCGCGGCCGGGTCAAAATCTGGCTGACCACCACCAACCAGTTTGAAACGGGCGGCAAAGACGCTTATCATCTGCTGGGTGAAGTGCCTCTGAGTCGGCAGCAGGCCGTATTTTCGGTCAAAGACAAGCCTTCGGCTTTCTACAAAATTTGGCTGGAAGGTCCGGCCAACTCCGTGAACCGGTGGGTCGTGCTGAAGTAG
- a CDS encoding Gfo/Idh/MocA family protein, with the protein MAPSNSPIRILVVGCGNMGASHAQAYHQFDDFQICGIVSTGKSKEVLNEKLGGGYLLFSDYAEALEKTRPDAVCISTYPDTHEQFAIMAFEQGCHVFIEKPVADTVEGAERVVEAATKAGKKLVVGYILRHHPSWEKFVEVAQQMGKPLVMRMNLNQQSHGYMWTVHRNLMKSLSPIVDCGVHYIDVMCQMTRSKPVAVTAIGARLTDDIPADNYNYGQLQIRFEDGSVGWYEAGWGPMMSETAFFVKDVIGPKGCVSIVAKEAGATGKSDNVDSHTKTESLRVHYADLIDDDQFARPDEWIDMQDEPDHQELCNREQRYFLRAIRENLDLTDHMQDAVNSLRIAFACDESVRTGMPVKL; encoded by the coding sequence ATGGCTCCATCCAATTCTCCTATCCGTATCCTCGTAGTTGGCTGCGGCAACATGGGCGCCTCCCATGCGCAGGCTTACCATCAATTTGATGATTTTCAGATCTGCGGCATTGTCTCGACCGGCAAAAGCAAGGAAGTGCTGAACGAAAAGCTGGGCGGCGGTTATCTGCTTTTCTCCGATTACGCCGAAGCCCTCGAAAAGACGCGCCCTGACGCCGTCTGCATCTCGACCTATCCCGACACCCACGAACAATTCGCCATCATGGCCTTTGAACAGGGTTGTCATGTTTTTATCGAAAAACCCGTGGCCGACACTGTCGAAGGGGCCGAACGCGTGGTCGAAGCGGCCACCAAAGCGGGCAAGAAACTGGTCGTGGGGTATATCCTGCGGCACCATCCGTCCTGGGAGAAATTTGTGGAAGTGGCGCAGCAGATGGGCAAGCCGCTGGTGATGCGCATGAACCTCAACCAGCAGAGCCACGGCTACATGTGGACCGTCCACCGAAACCTGATGAAATCGCTCAGCCCGATTGTCGACTGCGGCGTGCACTACATCGACGTCATGTGCCAGATGACCCGCTCGAAGCCCGTCGCCGTGACGGCCATCGGCGCGCGCCTGACCGACGATATTCCGGCCGACAACTACAACTACGGCCAGCTCCAGATCCGGTTCGAAGACGGCTCGGTGGGTTGGTACGAAGCGGGCTGGGGGCCCATGATGAGCGAAACGGCCTTTTTCGTGAAGGACGTCATCGGACCCAAAGGCTGCGTGTCCATCGTAGCCAAGGAAGCCGGGGCCACCGGAAAATCCGATAACGTGGACTCCCACACCAAGACCGAATCGCTGCGGGTGCACTACGCCGACCTCATCGACGATGACCAGTTTGCCCGTCCCGACGAGTGGATCGACATGCAGGACGAGCCCGACCACCAGGAGCTTTGCAACCGCGAGCAGCGCTATTTCCTCCGCGCCATCCGCGAGAACCTCGACCTGACCGACCACATGCAGGACGCCGTCAACAGCCTCCGGATCGCCTTCGCCTGCGACGAGAGCGTGCGGACGGGCATGCCGGTGAAATTATAA
- a CDS encoding type II toxin-antitoxin system RelE/ParE family toxin produces the protein MAQVIWTETATLELEAIAEYLANYSLTYAKAVVKRLYHRTGQLASFPEMGRLIPEISNPRFRELIEGNYSVM, from the coding sequence ATGGCTCAGGTAATCTGGACAGAAACGGCTACCCTTGAACTTGAGGCCATTGCTGAATATCTCGCCAACTATTCGCTGACTTACGCCAAAGCGGTGGTCAAACGCCTTTATCATCGAACCGGTCAGTTAGCTTCTTTTCCTGAAATGGGACGACTAATCCCGGAAATAAGCAATCCCCGCTTCCGGGAGCTGATCGAAGGAAATTATAGCGTTATGTAA
- a CDS encoding heparinase II/III domain-containing protein — protein sequence MRTGLLFCFLVTLLVRFSALAQSGPTGNRTPPAHPRILLLKGEEEAIRKSIQADPIWGKMQQTILTESDAMLALPPVERIVVGRRLLDKSREALRRLFFLSYAYRLTKQPKYLQRAEKEMLAVSAFSDWNPSHFLDVAEMTMAVAIGYDWLHNDLSEGSRNTIREAILKKGLEPSLNAKNNSWLKATHNWNQVCNAGMAFGALAIYEDQPQLSRQLIDRAIETVVLSMKDYAPDGAYPEGYGYWGYGTSFNVMLISALEKGFGTDFGLSQQPGFLKTAAYMENMTGPTGASFNYSDAGNGGGLQPAMFWFANKLKDPSLLWIERGRLQNEDGQRHVRDRLLPAIMLWGGGTKLNTIAEPKARLWKGGGKNPVALMRSSWSDPAALFVGLKAGSPSVNHGHMDVGSFVMEADGVRWAMDFGMQDYNSLESAGVNLWGKEQNAQRWQVYRYNNFVHNTLTVDGQLQRVEGYADITGTSEKPAFMTATTDISAVYKGSLAKAQRGIAIVDGAYVAVQDELEALDKEATVRWTLLTAAEVNITGPGRAELTKNGKKLILQVQEPAKLTLTTRPTTPPHDYDAPNPGSTLLGFDVTLPAGAKQTLKVLLIPEKAEQKAAQPLRPLAQWR from the coding sequence ATGCGCACCGGCCTTTTGTTCTGCTTCCTGGTCACTCTTCTGGTCCGTTTCTCCGCTCTCGCCCAGAGCGGACCCACTGGCAACCGCACACCCCCTGCGCATCCGCGAATCCTGCTGCTGAAAGGCGAGGAAGAAGCGATCAGGAAAAGCATCCAGGCAGACCCGATCTGGGGCAAGATGCAGCAAACCATTCTGACGGAATCGGACGCAATGCTGGCGCTCCCGCCCGTCGAACGGATTGTCGTCGGAAGGCGGCTGCTCGACAAGTCGCGCGAGGCTCTGCGGCGGCTTTTCTTCCTCTCGTACGCCTACCGCCTCACGAAGCAGCCGAAGTATCTGCAACGGGCCGAAAAAGAAATGCTGGCCGTCTCGGCCTTCAGCGACTGGAATCCGTCCCACTTTCTGGATGTGGCCGAAATGACCATGGCCGTCGCCATCGGCTACGACTGGCTGCACAACGATCTGTCCGAAGGTTCCCGCAACACCATCCGCGAAGCTATTCTGAAAAAAGGCCTCGAACCTTCTCTCAATGCCAAAAACAACAGCTGGCTGAAGGCAACGCATAACTGGAACCAGGTCTGCAATGCCGGAATGGCGTTTGGTGCCCTGGCGATCTACGAAGACCAGCCCCAGCTTTCGCGGCAGCTCATCGACCGGGCCATCGAAACGGTAGTGCTTTCCATGAAAGATTACGCCCCCGACGGCGCTTATCCCGAAGGCTACGGCTACTGGGGGTACGGCACCAGCTTCAACGTGATGCTTATCAGCGCTTTGGAAAAAGGCTTCGGCACGGATTTCGGCCTGTCGCAGCAGCCGGGCTTTCTGAAAACGGCGGCCTACATGGAGAACATGACTGGCCCGACGGGGGCCAGCTTCAACTACTCCGATGCGGGCAACGGCGGAGGCTTGCAGCCGGCCATGTTCTGGTTTGCCAATAAACTGAAAGACCCGTCGCTGCTCTGGATCGAGCGCGGCCGGTTGCAGAACGAAGACGGTCAGCGACACGTCCGCGACCGGCTGCTGCCCGCCATCATGCTCTGGGGCGGCGGCACCAAACTGAACACCATCGCCGAGCCCAAAGCCAGACTCTGGAAAGGCGGCGGCAAAAACCCGGTCGCCCTCATGCGCAGCTCCTGGTCGGACCCGGCGGCCCTTTTCGTCGGCCTGAAAGCCGGTTCTCCTTCGGTCAACCACGGACACATGGACGTCGGCTCGTTTGTGATGGAAGCCGACGGCGTGCGCTGGGCTATGGATTTCGGGATGCAGGATTATAACTCGCTGGAATCGGCAGGCGTCAACCTGTGGGGAAAAGAACAGAACGCCCAGCGCTGGCAGGTTTACCGCTACAACAACTTTGTTCACAACACCCTGACCGTGGACGGGCAACTGCAGCGGGTAGAAGGGTACGCCGACATCACCGGCACCTCGGAGAAGCCCGCGTTCATGACGGCCACCACCGACATCAGTGCCGTCTACAAAGGTTCGCTCGCCAAAGCGCAGCGGGGCATTGCCATCGTGGACGGGGCGTACGTGGCCGTCCAGGATGAACTCGAAGCCCTCGACAAGGAAGCCACCGTCCGCTGGACCCTGCTCACTGCCGCCGAGGTGAACATCACCGGACCGGGCCGCGCCGAACTGACCAAAAACGGCAAAAAGCTCATTCTACAGGTGCAGGAACCGGCCAAACTCACGCTGACCACCCGCCCGACCACGCCGCCGCACGATTACGACGCGCCCAACCCCGGCTCGACGCTGCTCGGTTTCGACGTGACGCTGCCCGCGGGTGCCAAACAGACGCTGAAAGTGCTGCTCATTCCGGAAAAAGCGGAACAGAAAGCGGCGCAGCCGCTTCGGCCGCTCGCGCAGTGGCGGTGA
- a CDS encoding MFS transporter encodes MSRTEKLLLFVMACINFTHIVDFMIMMPLGPQLMRFFDINTQQFSLIVSSYSLSAGVSGFLASFYVDRFDRKKVVLVAYAGFVIGTLACGLAPTYGLLIAARTTAGLFGGVLGAQVMSIVADRFPYERRAQAMGVVMTAFSVASVVGVPAGLFLATEISWHAPFLAVGGLGILVWGLILRFVPKLDAHLAAQTARYNPLETITTILKNPNQLRALWLTMTIMLGHFSIIPFISPYFVANVGFAEKQLYLIYFVGGFLTIFSAPLVGRLADRRGKYPVFVVFALLSLLPVYLITTMPPAPLPYVLFVSGIFFIFTNGRMIPTQAIASSVVLPQHRGGFMSLNSSVQLLAQSAATYGAGLIVTKAPNGQLLHYNWVGYASILVMFASIFIARTVKPVDAAQPSVEVV; translated from the coding sequence ATGTCCCGCACCGAAAAACTTCTTCTCTTCGTGATGGCGTGTATCAATTTCACGCACATCGTCGACTTTATGATCATGATGCCGCTGGGGCCGCAGCTGATGCGCTTTTTTGACATCAACACCCAGCAGTTCAGTCTGATCGTGTCTTCCTACAGCCTGAGTGCGGGCGTTTCGGGCTTTCTGGCTTCGTTCTACGTGGACCGTTTCGACCGGAAGAAGGTCGTGCTGGTGGCGTATGCGGGCTTTGTGATCGGGACGCTGGCCTGCGGTCTGGCTCCGACCTACGGCCTGCTGATTGCCGCGCGGACCACGGCGGGCCTGTTCGGCGGGGTACTGGGCGCGCAGGTGATGTCGATTGTGGCCGACCGGTTTCCGTACGAGCGGCGGGCGCAGGCGATGGGCGTAGTTATGACGGCCTTCTCGGTGGCCTCGGTCGTGGGCGTTCCGGCGGGCCTGTTTCTGGCGACCGAAATCAGCTGGCACGCTCCGTTTCTGGCCGTGGGCGGGCTGGGCATCCTGGTCTGGGGCCTGATTCTGCGTTTTGTACCGAAGCTCGACGCCCACCTGGCGGCACAGACGGCCCGGTACAATCCGCTTGAGACCATCACGACCATCCTGAAGAATCCGAACCAGCTCCGGGCGCTCTGGCTGACGATGACCATCATGCTGGGCCATTTCAGCATTATTCCGTTCATCTCGCCCTATTTTGTAGCCAACGTCGGTTTTGCCGAAAAGCAGCTGTACCTGATTTACTTCGTCGGCGGCTTTCTGACCATTTTCTCGGCTCCGCTCGTGGGCAGGCTGGCCGACCGGCGCGGCAAGTACCCGGTGTTTGTGGTGTTTGCGTTGCTGTCGCTACTGCCCGTCTACCTGATTACGACCATGCCGCCCGCGCCGCTCCCGTACGTGCTGTTCGTGTCGGGCATTTTCTTCATTTTCACCAACGGGCGCATGATTCCCACGCAGGCGATTGCGTCGTCGGTGGTGCTTCCGCAGCACCGGGGCGGGTTCATGAGCCTCAATTCGTCGGTACAGCTGCTGGCCCAGTCGGCGGCGACGTACGGGGCGGGGCTGATCGTCACCAAAGCGCCCAACGGGCAGTTGCTGCATTACAACTGGGTGGGCTACGCTTCCATCCTGGTCATGTTCGCCAGCATTTTCATCGCCCGGACGGTGAAGCCGGTGGACGCGGCCCAGCCGTCGGTGGAGGTTGTCTGA
- a CDS encoding putative toxin-antitoxin system toxin component, PIN family — protein MRVVVDTNVLLAALPKSSRFRPIITALVAGKVELVVSTAILLEYQEVLTRKTNEIVANNFLEFLTKLPGVVRVGTPFTWGLIAADFDDNKFVDAGLIAGADYVVTYDAHFHVLDRIDFPRLAVINPDEFLAFLTA, from the coding sequence ATGAGGGTTGTGGTTGACACGAACGTTTTGCTGGCGGCATTACCGAAATCCTCTCGTTTCAGACCTATTATAACCGCATTGGTTGCGGGAAAAGTTGAACTCGTAGTCAGCACCGCAATCCTGCTGGAATATCAGGAAGTGTTGACCCGAAAGACCAACGAAATTGTTGCCAACAACTTTCTTGAATTCCTGACTAAACTACCCGGTGTCGTGCGCGTGGGAACTCCTTTTACATGGGGGCTCATCGCCGCAGACTTTGACGACAACAAATTTGTCGATGCCGGCTTGATTGCCGGAGCTGACTATGTTGTTACCTACGACGCTCACTTTCACGTGCTTGATCGGATAGACTTTCCAAGGCTGGCGGTTATCAATCCTGATGAATTTCTGGCCTTTTTAACAGCGTGA